A part of Gramella sp. MAR_2010_147 genomic DNA contains:
- the pyk gene encoding pyruvate kinase gives MPTNKKTKIVATLGPATSSKDVLRKMLQEGVNVFRINFSHANYDDVRERIKMIRELNDEDGFNAAILGDLQGPKLRVGVMKEEVVVNEGDHIVFATGKEFKGTAERVYMNYDSFPRDVKAGERILLDDGKLIFEVVKTNKKDEVKTKVIQGGPLKSKKGVNLPNTNISLPALTEKDVKDAKFACEIGVDWMALSFVRHAEDLMELQELIKKHSKYKIPIVAKIEKPEGVANIDKIVAYCDGLMVARGDLGVEIPAQEVPLIQKKLVLTAKKARIPVIIATQMMETMITSLTPTRAEVNDVANSVMDGADAVMLSGETSVGQYPVQVIQKMSQILQSVENSPLIKVPHEPPHVRTKRYITKAVCYHAAHMANEIKAKAICTLTNSGYTAFQISAWRPEAHILVFTSNRRILNQLSLLWGVKAFYYDKFVSTDETIEDISDMAKKTKFVETGDFTINLAAMPITAKGMVNTLRVSEIE, from the coding sequence ATGCCTACCAACAAAAAAACAAAAATAGTAGCAACACTGGGCCCTGCAACCAGTAGTAAGGATGTATTAAGAAAAATGCTGCAGGAGGGTGTGAATGTTTTTCGTATTAATTTTTCCCACGCCAATTATGACGATGTAAGGGAAAGGATTAAAATGATCAGGGAATTGAATGATGAGGACGGATTTAACGCTGCCATTTTAGGGGATCTTCAGGGTCCAAAACTTAGAGTTGGCGTGATGAAGGAGGAAGTGGTGGTAAATGAAGGCGATCATATAGTTTTCGCTACAGGAAAAGAATTCAAAGGAACTGCAGAAAGGGTTTATATGAATTATGACTCTTTTCCAAGGGATGTTAAAGCAGGAGAAAGAATTTTGCTGGATGATGGTAAACTTATCTTTGAAGTGGTGAAAACCAATAAAAAGGATGAAGTAAAAACCAAAGTGATCCAGGGAGGTCCATTGAAGTCTAAGAAAGGGGTTAACCTTCCAAATACTAATATTTCATTGCCCGCGCTTACTGAAAAAGATGTAAAAGATGCAAAATTTGCCTGTGAAATAGGAGTAGACTGGATGGCGCTTTCTTTTGTGAGACATGCTGAAGATCTTATGGAGCTTCAGGAACTTATCAAAAAACACTCAAAATATAAAATTCCAATTGTTGCCAAGATCGAAAAACCCGAAGGAGTAGCAAATATTGATAAAATAGTTGCCTATTGTGATGGTCTAATGGTAGCCCGTGGAGATCTTGGTGTAGAAATTCCGGCTCAGGAAGTTCCTCTAATTCAGAAGAAACTGGTGCTTACGGCAAAAAAGGCTAGAATTCCTGTCATTATCGCTACACAAATGATGGAAACCATGATCACGAGCCTAACTCCAACAAGAGCTGAGGTAAACGATGTTGCAAACTCTGTGATGGATGGTGCCGATGCGGTAATGCTTAGTGGGGAGACTTCTGTAGGACAATACCCGGTACAGGTAATTCAGAAAATGTCTCAGATTCTTCAGAGTGTTGAGAATTCCCCTTTGATTAAGGTTCCACATGAGCCGCCCCATGTAAGAACAAAAAGATATATCACTAAAGCGGTGTGTTATCATGCAGCCCATATGGCCAATGAGATCAAGGCTAAAGCTATTTGTACTCTTACCAATAGTGGCTATACTGCCTTTCAGATCTCTGCATGGAGACCAGAAGCACATATCCTGGTTTTTACGTCCAATAGAAGAATTCTTAATCAGTTAAGTTTACTATGGGGTGTAAAAGCCTTCTACTATGATAAATTTGTAAGTACAGATGAAACCATAGAAGATATTAGTGATATGGCTAAAAAGACAAAATTTGTAGAAACTGGTGATTTTACTATTAATCTTGCGGCAATGCCTATAACCGCAAAAGGAATGGTGAATACATTAAGAGTATCTGAAATAGAATAA
- a CDS encoding IPExxxVDY family protein — MQSHKMLLEVEDEHFNLIAIYSSLEGYKMAYFLNKYLKVNLERERKDIDFNHTDYDAFYALFSHKEPNSYYSLDLVANKFKGEAKKILSSGSLFEEEELSPQEVNLIPEYNKVDFFLKISEEIRPKEFNRVLNKIGQIPGVQAVYAVDVDNLKSKQNLIFE, encoded by the coding sequence ATGCAATCGCATAAAATGCTTCTGGAAGTTGAAGATGAGCATTTTAATTTAATTGCCATTTATTCCTCACTTGAGGGATATAAAATGGCATATTTTCTAAATAAGTATCTTAAAGTTAATCTGGAACGGGAACGAAAGGATATAGATTTTAATCATACAGATTATGATGCTTTTTATGCTCTGTTTTCACATAAAGAACCAAATTCATATTATAGCCTAGATCTAGTCGCTAACAAGTTTAAGGGAGAGGCGAAAAAAATTCTTAGTTCCGGGTCGCTATTTGAAGAGGAAGAATTGAGTCCTCAGGAAGTAAATTTGATCCCTGAATATAATAAGGTTGATTTTTTTTTAAAAATCAGTGAAGAGATTCGACCAAAAGAATTTAACAGGGTGCTCAACAAAATAGGACAGATACCTGGAGTTCAGGCTGTATATGCCGTTGATGTTGATAATCTAAAATCCAAACAAAATCTAATATTCGAATAA
- a CDS encoding ribonuclease III domain-containing protein — translation MSVIRNILNSRSSKGGNFFNILTKILGFKPKSISPYKKAFTHRSLNRKDEAGNAINFERLEFLGDAMLSAVVASHLFKAVPGGNEGYLTKMRSKVVSRKHLNELGKDLMLIKHIQTNIPTDQFGVNIHGNLFEALVGAIYLDRGYKYCKRFIYERVIDPYVDIEQLEGKVISYKSLVIEWCQKEKKEFDFNVYEDTGNNELKHFAVKLRLDGRVVAKARATSKKKAEEKASKRAYYALQNKID, via the coding sequence ATGAGCGTTATTCGTAACATACTAAATTCCCGTTCTTCAAAAGGCGGGAATTTTTTTAATATACTTACTAAAATACTCGGATTTAAACCTAAGTCCATATCCCCTTACAAAAAAGCCTTTACGCATCGCTCTTTAAACCGAAAAGATGAAGCAGGGAATGCCATTAATTTTGAACGCCTGGAATTCCTCGGAGATGCCATGTTGAGTGCGGTGGTAGCGTCTCATTTATTTAAAGCAGTTCCTGGGGGAAATGAAGGTTATCTAACTAAGATGAGGTCTAAAGTGGTGAGTAGAAAGCATCTCAATGAGCTTGGAAAAGACCTGATGCTCATCAAGCATATCCAAACAAATATTCCTACAGATCAGTTCGGGGTAAATATTCATGGTAATTTATTTGAAGCGCTGGTCGGAGCGATTTACCTGGATAGGGGTTATAAATACTGTAAAAGATTTATTTATGAGCGCGTAATAGATCCTTATGTAGATATTGAACAGTTAGAAGGGAAAGTGATTAGTTATAAAAGCCTGGTCATTGAATGGTGTCAAAAAGAAAAGAAAGAATTCGATTTTAATGTGTATGAAGATACCGGCAATAATGAACTCAAGCATTTTGCGGTAAAACTTAGATTAGATGGCCGGGTTGTGGCCAAGGCACGAGCAACTTCCAAGAAAAAAGCAGAAGAGAAAGCCTCAAAAAGAGCTTATTATGCGCTCCAGAATAAAATAGATTGA
- the fabF gene encoding beta-ketoacyl-ACP synthase II, translating to MELKRVVVTGLGALTPIGNNLEEYWEGLVNGKSGSAPITYFDTEKFKTKFACELKNFNPLDHFDRKEARKLDRFAQYAMVSADEAIQDSGIDLNTVDKYRVGVIWGAGIGGLETFQNEMINFAEGDGSPRFNPFFIPKMIADIAPGNISIKHGFMGANYTTVSACASSANAMIDALNNIRLGHSDIIVSGGSEAAVTIAGMGGFNAMHALSTRNENPETASRPFDATRDGFVLGEGGGALILEEYEHAKARGAKIYAEVMGGGLSSDAYHMTAPHPEGDGVVAVMKNCLKNAGLKPEDVDAINTHGTSTPLGDVAELKAITKVFGEHAKTMNINSTKSMTGHLLGAAGAIEAIAAILSMKHGIVPPTINHEHNDENIDPELNLTLNKAQKRDVEVVMSNTFGFGGHNACVVFKKLDE from the coding sequence ATGGAGTTAAAGCGAGTAGTAGTTACAGGCCTTGGTGCCTTAACCCCAATAGGTAACAACTTAGAGGAATATTGGGAGGGACTTGTAAACGGTAAAAGTGGTAGCGCGCCTATCACTTATTTTGATACCGAAAAGTTCAAGACTAAATTCGCTTGCGAACTCAAAAACTTTAATCCGCTAGATCATTTTGATCGAAAGGAGGCGAGAAAACTTGACAGGTTCGCTCAGTATGCCATGGTTTCTGCAGATGAAGCCATTCAGGATTCAGGAATCGATCTAAATACTGTAGACAAATATCGGGTTGGCGTAATTTGGGGAGCAGGGATAGGTGGTCTTGAAACTTTCCAGAATGAAATGATCAATTTTGCAGAAGGTGATGGTTCTCCAAGATTCAACCCTTTCTTTATTCCGAAGATGATCGCAGATATTGCCCCTGGTAATATTTCTATCAAACACGGATTCATGGGGGCCAATTATACCACAGTATCGGCATGTGCATCTTCAGCAAATGCGATGATAGATGCACTGAACAATATTCGTTTAGGTCATAGTGATATCATTGTTTCAGGAGGATCTGAAGCAGCAGTTACCATAGCGGGAATGGGCGGATTTAACGCAATGCATGCCCTTTCCACAAGAAACGAAAATCCCGAAACAGCATCGAGACCTTTTGATGCTACAAGAGACGGATTCGTTCTTGGTGAAGGTGGTGGTGCGCTTATATTAGAAGAGTATGAGCACGCGAAAGCCAGAGGAGCTAAGATCTATGCCGAGGTAATGGGTGGAGGATTATCTTCAGACGCCTATCATATGACGGCACCTCATCCTGAAGGTGACGGAGTAGTAGCGGTAATGAAGAATTGCCTGAAAAATGCCGGATTAAAACCGGAAGATGTAGATGCGATTAACACGCATGGTACTTCAACGCCTCTTGGGGATGTTGCTGAATTGAAAGCAATTACCAAGGTTTTTGGAGAGCATGCAAAAACAATGAACATCAATTCTACCAAGTCAATGACGGGTCATTTATTAGGAGCAGCGGGAGCGATTGAAGCGATTGCAGCAATTCTTTCTATGAAACATGGAATTGTACCTCCAACTATTAATCATGAGCATAACGATGAAAACATTGATCCTGAATTGAACCTTACATTAAATAAGGCTCAAAAGAGAGATGTTGAGGTTGTAATGAGCAATACATTTGGTTTTGGCGGCCATAACGCCTGTGTGGTGTTTAAGAAACTGGACGAATAA
- a CDS encoding acyl carrier protein: protein MSDIASRVKAIIVDKLGVDENEVVNEASFTNDLGADSLDTVELIMEFEKEFDIQIPDDQAENIATVGQAISYIEDAKK from the coding sequence ATGTCAGACATTGCATCAAGAGTAAAAGCTATTATCGTTGACAAATTGGGAGTTGACGAGAATGAAGTTGTAAACGAAGCCAGCTTCACCAACGACTTGGGTGCTGATTCACTAGACACAGTAGAATTGATCATGGAATTTGAGAAGGAATTTGACATCCAGATCCCAGACGATCAGGCAGAGAATATTGCTACTGTAGGTCAGGCAATTTCATATATCGAAGACGCTAAGAAATAA
- a CDS encoding phosphoribosylglycinamide formyltransferase translates to MSDKESTNTKKIVIFASGSGTNAENIIKYFQKSKNIQVAAVLSNRRSAGVLKRAHDLNVKALLFDKEAFYGTNDVLNILKDIDPDLIVLAGFLWLFPSNIIHEFPDKIINIHPALLPKYGGKGMYGSKVHETVIAEKEVKSGITIHYVNEKYDEGNTIFQASVHIENHDTAESLAEKIHELEYKHFPEIIQQVLEESN, encoded by the coding sequence TTGAGTGATAAAGAAAGTACGAACACAAAAAAGATTGTAATTTTTGCTTCCGGTTCCGGTACCAATGCCGAAAATATCATAAAATACTTCCAGAAATCCAAAAATATCCAGGTAGCTGCAGTTCTTTCTAACCGAAGATCGGCCGGAGTTTTAAAACGAGCCCACGATCTAAATGTAAAAGCGCTGTTATTTGATAAGGAAGCGTTTTATGGCACCAATGACGTATTGAACATTTTAAAAGATATAGACCCCGATCTTATTGTTCTTGCCGGGTTTCTTTGGTTATTTCCATCAAATATCATCCATGAATTTCCTGATAAAATTATCAATATCCACCCTGCATTATTACCTAAATATGGTGGGAAGGGAATGTATGGATCTAAAGTTCACGAAACGGTCATTGCAGAAAAAGAAGTAAAAAGCGGCATTACCATTCATTATGTAAATGAAAAATATGATGAAGGCAACACCATTTTTCAGGCTTCTGTACATATAGAAAATCATGATACAGCTGAAAGCCTAGCTGAAAAAATTCATGAGCTCGAATATAAACACTTCCCTGAAATAATTCAGCAAGTATTAGAAGAATCTAACTAA
- the rnhA gene encoding ribonuclease HI: MQTPKVHIYTDGAARGNPGPGGFGVVMEWVGKPYKKEYAQGFKLTTNNRMELMAVIVAISKLKNPGTPAKVFTDSKYVADAVNKGWVFNWEKKNFVNRKNTDLWKAFLKVFRRHEVQFQWIKGHNDHPQNERCDALAVMASKGKDLLEDTGYKA, from the coding sequence ATGCAAACTCCCAAAGTTCATATATACACTGATGGGGCTGCTCGAGGCAATCCCGGACCAGGCGGTTTTGGGGTGGTGATGGAATGGGTAGGCAAACCCTATAAAAAAGAATATGCTCAGGGTTTTAAACTTACCACCAATAACCGGATGGAGTTGATGGCGGTTATCGTTGCCATTAGTAAACTTAAAAATCCCGGGACACCTGCAAAAGTTTTCACCGATTCAAAATATGTGGCTGATGCGGTGAATAAAGGCTGGGTATTTAATTGGGAAAAAAAGAATTTTGTCAATCGCAAGAATACTGATCTATGGAAAGCATTTTTAAAAGTCTTCCGAAGACATGAAGTTCAATTTCAATGGATCAAGGGTCATAACGATCATCCCCAGAATGAACGCTGTGACGCATTAGCGGTAATGGCTTCCAAGGGAAAAGATCTTTTAGAAGATACCGGTTACAAAGCTTAA
- a CDS encoding PfkB family carbohydrate kinase — MSKLLIVGTVAFDAIETPFGKTDKILGGAATYIGLSASNFDINSAVVSVVGDDFPQEYLDLLKENNIDIKGVEVVKGGKTFFWSGRYHNDLNTRDTLDTQLNVLADFDPVVPETHKDSEFVMLGNLHPLVQLSVLEQVKSPKLVVLDTMNFWMDNSLEDLMKVIAKVDVITINDEEARQLSGEYSLVKAARKIEEMGPKYVVIKKGEHGALLFHKDQIFFAPALPLEEVFDPTGAGDTFAGGFIGYLAKTGDISFENMKSAIIYGSNLASFCVEKFGTERMQSLTGDEMNKRLDQFRKLTQFETQLD, encoded by the coding sequence ATGAGTAAATTACTTATTGTAGGAACCGTTGCGTTCGATGCCATTGAAACTCCATTTGGAAAAACCGATAAAATTTTAGGTGGTGCTGCCACTTATATTGGGCTATCTGCCTCAAATTTTGATATAAACAGTGCTGTAGTTTCAGTAGTTGGCGACGATTTCCCCCAGGAATATTTAGATCTGCTTAAAGAAAATAATATAGACATAAAAGGTGTTGAAGTTGTAAAAGGCGGTAAAACCTTCTTTTGGAGCGGTAGATATCATAACGATCTAAACACTAGAGACACACTGGATACTCAGCTGAATGTTCTTGCTGATTTTGATCCTGTGGTTCCTGAAACACATAAGGATTCAGAATTTGTAATGCTTGGAAATTTGCATCCTTTAGTTCAGTTAAGTGTCCTGGAGCAGGTAAAATCGCCGAAGCTCGTAGTTTTAGACACTATGAATTTCTGGATGGATAATAGTCTGGAAGATTTGATGAAGGTGATTGCTAAAGTTGATGTTATTACTATTAATGATGAAGAAGCAAGACAACTTTCAGGAGAATATTCATTGGTAAAAGCGGCCAGGAAAATTGAAGAAATGGGGCCAAAATATGTGGTAATTAAAAAAGGTGAGCATGGTGCTTTACTTTTTCATAAAGATCAGATATTCTTTGCGCCGGCTTTACCTTTAGAAGAAGTTTTTGACCCAACTGGTGCGGGAGATACCTTTGCTGGTGGATTTATTGGTTATCTGGCCAAAACCGGAGATATTTCTTTTGAAAATATGAAGAGCGCAATTATCTATGGTTCCAATCTTGCCTCCTTTTGCGTAGAAAAATTTGGAACAGAGAGAATGCAATCCCTAACAGGAGATGAAATGAACAAAAGGCTTGATCAGTTCAGGAAGCTAACACAATTTGAAACACAATTAGATTAA
- a CDS encoding amidophosphoribosyltransferase has protein sequence MSDALKHECGIAHIRLLKPLDYYKKKYGTAFYGVNKMYLMMEKQHNRGQDGAGFASIKLNTIPGERYISRVRSNQAQPIQDIFAQINERINEEIKANPEYADDTELQKRFIPYLGEVFLGHVRYGTFGKNSIENVHPFLRQNNWMHRNLIVAGNFNMTNVNKLFNNLVELGQHPKERADTVTVMEKIGHFLDDEVRKLYKKLKKEGFSKVEASPVIAEKLNVAKILRKSSKNWDGGYAMAGLIGHGDSFVLRDPAGIRPAYYYKDDEVVVVASERPVIQTVFNVDFDDVHELPPGNAIITKKNGEVSITEILEPLERKACSFERIYFSRGSDAEIYEERKMLGRLLMPEVLKSINHDTLKTVFSFIPNTAETSFYGMVEAAQDELNKQKNEAILEEKETLTDARLQEILSHRLRTEKIAIKDVKLRTFITEDSSRDDLVAHVYDVTYGVVKPEDNLVIIDDSIVRGTTLKKSIIKMMDRLKPKKIVVVSSAPQIRYPDCYGIDMARLEDLVAFRAALELLNQNGKYAIVEQVYNKCKEQVDLDDKEVQNFVKEIYDPFTDEEISNKISELLCDKDVNAEVKVIYQTVENLHKACPKNLGDWYFTGDYPTAGGNRVVNRAFMNFFEGKKDRAY, from the coding sequence ATGAGTGATGCTTTAAAACACGAATGCGGAATTGCACATATAAGGCTTTTAAAACCTCTTGATTACTACAAGAAAAAATACGGTACAGCATTTTACGGCGTAAATAAAATGTACCTGATGATGGAGAAGCAACATAACCGTGGCCAGGATGGCGCTGGTTTTGCGAGCATTAAACTTAATACTATTCCTGGAGAACGCTACATCAGTAGGGTTCGTTCTAATCAGGCTCAGCCAATACAGGATATTTTTGCACAGATCAACGAACGGATTAATGAAGAAATAAAAGCTAATCCAGAATATGCCGATGACACAGAGCTGCAAAAAAGGTTTATTCCCTATTTAGGAGAGGTGTTTTTAGGACATGTGAGATATGGCACTTTTGGAAAGAACAGTATTGAAAATGTTCATCCATTTCTTAGGCAGAATAACTGGATGCACCGTAATCTTATCGTTGCGGGCAATTTTAATATGACCAATGTTAACAAGCTTTTCAATAATCTTGTGGAACTTGGCCAGCACCCAAAAGAGAGAGCAGACACTGTTACCGTGATGGAAAAAATTGGTCATTTCCTGGATGATGAGGTTCGCAAACTATATAAGAAATTAAAAAAAGAAGGTTTTTCAAAAGTGGAAGCCTCCCCTGTAATCGCAGAAAAGCTGAATGTCGCCAAGATCCTTAGAAAATCTTCAAAAAACTGGGATGGTGGTTATGCCATGGCCGGATTAATTGGGCATGGTGATTCTTTTGTGCTTCGTGATCCTGCAGGAATAAGACCCGCTTACTATTATAAAGATGATGAAGTGGTAGTGGTGGCATCTGAAAGACCGGTGATACAAACCGTGTTTAATGTAGATTTTGATGATGTTCATGAATTACCTCCGGGGAATGCCATTATTACTAAAAAGAACGGCGAGGTTTCAATAACTGAGATCCTTGAGCCCTTAGAACGGAAAGCATGTTCTTTTGAGCGCATCTATTTTTCAAGAGGTAGTGATGCTGAGATCTATGAAGAGCGAAAAATGCTCGGTAGGCTTTTAATGCCAGAAGTTTTGAAGTCTATAAATCACGACACCCTCAAAACTGTGTTTTCTTTTATCCCGAATACTGCGGAAACTTCTTTCTATGGGATGGTAGAAGCTGCTCAGGATGAATTAAATAAACAAAAGAACGAGGCAATTCTTGAAGAAAAAGAAACATTGACAGATGCCAGGCTTCAGGAAATTCTATCTCATAGATTAAGGACAGAAAAAATTGCTATTAAAGATGTAAAGCTTAGAACTTTCATTACAGAAGATAGCAGTCGTGATGATCTTGTTGCCCATGTCTATGATGTTACTTATGGAGTTGTAAAACCGGAAGATAACCTCGTAATCATTGATGATAGTATTGTACGGGGAACAACCCTGAAAAAGAGCATCATTAAAATGATGGACAGATTAAAACCTAAAAAAATCGTTGTGGTTTCCTCTGCTCCCCAAATTAGATATCCAGATTGTTATGGAATAGACATGGCCAGACTGGAAGATCTTGTAGCTTTTAGGGCGGCGCTGGAATTATTAAACCAAAACGGTAAGTATGCGATTGTAGAACAGGTTTATAATAAATGTAAGGAGCAGGTTGACCTGGACGATAAAGAAGTTCAAAACTTTGTAAAAGAGATTTACGATCCGTTTACCGATGAAGAAATTTCTAATAAAATTTCTGAACTATTATGTGATAAAGATGTAAACGCCGAAGTAAAAGTCATATATCAAACGGTAGAAAACCTGCATAAAGCATGCCCTAAGAATCTGGGAGATTGGTACTTCACAGGAGATTATCCAACAGCTGGTGGGAACAGGGTAGTAAATAGAGCCTTTATGAACTTTTTCGAAGGGAAAAAAGACCGTGCCTATTAA
- a CDS encoding superoxide dismutase: protein MSFELPKLKYAFDALEPHIDAKTMEIHHGKHHAGYTKKLNAAIEGTDMDGKNIENILKNLDKSNKAVRNNGGGFYNHSLFWEIMSPDGGGKPEGELASAIDAAYGSFEAFKEEFSKAAAGQFGSGWAWLCVHDGGKVEVCSTPNQDNPIMPEVGCGGTPILGLDVWEHAYYLNYQNKRPEYIDAFFNVIDWQEVSSRYAKAK from the coding sequence ATGTCTTTTGAGTTACCAAAATTAAAATATGCTTTTGACGCATTGGAGCCACATATAGATGCAAAAACTATGGAAATTCACCATGGTAAGCACCATGCTGGGTACACAAAAAAACTGAATGCCGCTATTGAAGGAACCGATATGGATGGAAAAAATATCGAGAACATTTTAAAGAATCTCGATAAGTCTAATAAAGCGGTTCGTAATAACGGAGGTGGTTTTTATAATCACAGTTTATTCTGGGAAATCATGTCTCCAGATGGAGGAGGAAAGCCAGAGGGTGAATTAGCCAGTGCAATTGATGCCGCTTATGGGTCTTTTGAAGCTTTTAAAGAAGAATTTTCAAAAGCTGCAGCTGGACAGTTTGGTTCTGGTTGGGCCTGGCTTTGTGTTCACGATGGCGGGAAAGTTGAGGTTTGTTCTACACCAAACCAGGATAATCCAATTATGCCGGAAGTAGGATGTGGAGGAACTCCAATTTTAGGTCTTGATGTTTGGGAGCATGCCTATTATTTAAACTATCAAAACAAACGTCCGGAATATATTGATGCGTTTTTTAACGTAATAGATTGGCAGGAAGTTTCAAGTCGTTATGCGAAAGCAAAATAA